In Halobaculum magnesiiphilum, the following proteins share a genomic window:
- a CDS encoding NAD(P)-dependent glycerol-1-phosphate dehydrogenase gives MFAKSTWIKLPRNVLVGHGVLDDVGTAVAELSLAGSPLLVTSPSPNDLAGDRLRAQFDGAETVTVDSASFGAVAEIVEAAEDAGATFLVALGGGKPIDLAKMAADELGVGFVSVPTAASHDGIVSGRSSIPEGDTRHSVAADPPLAVIADTEIMANAPWDLTTAGCADIISNYTAVKDWRLARRLKNVEYSEYAGALSEMTAEMLVDNADSIKQGLEESSWIVSKALVSSGVAMSIAGSSRPASGAEHLFSHQLDRIAESPALHGHQVGVGSILTEFLHTGENGQWRAIRDALEAIGAPTTAAELGIDDETVIEALTTAHTIRDRYTILGDGVNEDAAIEVASFTGVI, from the coding sequence ATGTTCGCGAAGTCGACGTGGATCAAGCTCCCACGGAACGTCCTCGTCGGACACGGCGTGCTCGACGACGTCGGGACCGCCGTCGCGGAGCTGTCGCTGGCCGGGTCGCCCCTGCTGGTCACCTCGCCGAGCCCGAACGATCTCGCGGGCGACCGCCTGCGGGCACAGTTCGACGGCGCCGAGACCGTCACGGTGGACTCGGCGAGCTTCGGCGCGGTCGCGGAGATCGTCGAGGCCGCCGAGGACGCCGGGGCGACGTTCCTCGTCGCGCTCGGCGGCGGCAAGCCGATCGACCTCGCCAAGATGGCCGCCGACGAGCTCGGGGTCGGGTTCGTCTCGGTGCCGACGGCCGCGAGCCACGACGGTATCGTCTCCGGGCGCTCGTCGATCCCCGAGGGCGACACGCGCCACTCGGTCGCGGCCGACCCGCCGCTGGCGGTTATCGCCGACACCGAGATCATGGCGAACGCGCCGTGGGACCTCACGACCGCCGGCTGCGCCGACATCATCTCCAACTACACCGCCGTCAAGGACTGGCGCCTCGCGCGCCGGCTGAAGAACGTCGAGTACAGCGAGTACGCGGGCGCGCTCTCGGAGATGACCGCCGAGATGCTCGTCGACAACGCCGACTCGATCAAACAGGGGCTCGAGGAGTCGTCGTGGATCGTCTCGAAGGCGCTGGTCTCCTCGGGCGTCGCCATGTCGATCGCGGGGTCCTCGCGTCCGGCGTCGGGGGCCGAACACCTGTTCTCCCACCAACTGGACCGGATCGCCGAGTCGCCGGCGCTGCACGGCCATCAGGTCGGCGTCGGCTCCATCCTCACGGAGTTCCTCCACACCGGCGAGAACGGCCAGTGGCGCGCCATCCGCGACGCCCTGGAGGCGATCGGCGCGCCGACGACCGCGGCCGAGCTCGGCATCGACGACGAGACCGTGATCGAGGCGCTGACCACGGCACACACCATCCGCGACCGCTACACGATCCTCGGCGACGGCGTCAACGAGGACGCCGCCATCGAGGTCGCGTCGTTCACGGGCGTCATCTGA